Below is a genomic region from Lampris incognitus isolate fLamInc1 chromosome 2, fLamInc1.hap2, whole genome shotgun sequence.
GAAGGCTTTGCAAGCACCAAAGGACAGGACTACTGATTTTAACATGAAGCGACAAGTTATGAACTTTTAAGAAATAAAGCCagagctcgtgtgtgtgtgtgtgtgtttgtgtgtgaagtaAAAATGCAAAAACCAGACGTCAAATATAAACCTTATTTCACATGGGAGAGTCTGTGCACCACTATCTCTCCCCTACTTTTCACTGATGCAGTTTAGTTCTGCACAGGTCATTAGAAAAATGTAAATTCAAAACTGAGTGACATTCATTTTAATGGTTTCTATCGTCTTCTACAGCATTACTGAATCATTAATACTGTCAGCACACAGCCATCTGTGCCATGTGAAGGATGACAAAACAACATTAAGAATTTAAAGAGATCGACATTTatcaaaaaacacacaaagacaaTACACATTTCAATAAAATTCTCTTTGTTTCAGTGACATGTATGGAACATCAGATGTCGAGTGTATTTCTAAAGCCCTCAGTCCAAGTTACAGTCTCTACAAAGGGCTTTACTTGCCCAAAAAGCCAGATTCAGTAAACCCCCACCCCTGGACTCTCGatttggatgaggaaaaacatcaaaaactagaaaaaaaactccacaagagagaaaaacaaagaagACTCATCAAATTGTTCAACACCAAGTCTTTAAAATTGTAGAGTTTAACAGTACTTTGACATTTGAGTAAGGCACATTCAAACCCTCCGTTTCATATGACTCGCTGTCTACACAaggcttcatccatccatccattatccaagccacttatcccgatcagggtcgcggggatgctggagcctatcccagcagtcattgggcggtaggcggggagacaccctggacaggccgcaactccattacagggcacacacacacacacacacacacacacacacacacacacacacacacacacacacacacacacacacacacacacacacacacacacacctagggacaattttgtatggccgattcacctgacctacgtgtcttcggactgtgggaggaaactggagaatctggaggaaacccacacagacacgaggagaacatgcaaacgccacacagaggacgacctgggatgacccccaaggttggactaccccggggctcgaacccaggaccttcttgctgtgaggggaacgcgctaaccactgcgccactgtgtggCCCCCAGGGCTTCAATCAGGTCTAAATGTTATGCAGCTAAATTGTATTTAGACACACTGTGGGTGCGAGAAGCCTGTTACTGCGAGGTGTACACCTGGCTAAGGTGTAAAGAAGGTATGTGTGTAGagaaggtacactaccgttcaaaagtttgggatcacccaaacaattttgtgttttccatgaaaagtcacacttattcaccaccatatgttgtgaaatgaatagaaaatagagtcaagacattgacaaggttagaaataatgatttgtatttgaaataagattttttttacatcaaactttgctttcgtcaaagaatcctccatttgcagcaattacagcattgcagacctttggcattctagctgttaatttgttgaggtaatctggagaaattgcaccccacgcttccagaagcagctcccacaagttggattggttggatgggcacttcttgcgtaccatgcggtcaagctgctcccacaacagctcaatggggttcagatctggtgactgcgctggccactccattaccgatagaataccagctgcctgcttctgctctaaatagttcttgcacaatttggaggtgtgtttagggtcattgtcctgttgtaggatgaaattggctccaatcaagcgctgtccactgggtatggcatggcgttgcaaaatggagtgatagccttccttattcagaatcccttttaccctgtacaaatctcccaccttaccagcaccaaagcaaccccagaccatcacattacctccaccatgcttaacagatggcgtcaggcattcttccagcatcttttcatttgttctgcgtctcacaaacgttcttctttgtgatccaaacacctcaaacttggattcatctgtccacaacacttttttccagtcttcctctgtccaatgtctgtgttcttttgcccatcttaatctttttcttttattggtcagtctcagatatggctttttctttgccactctgccctgaagcccagaatcccgcagccgcctcttcactgtagatgttgacactggtgttttgcgggtactatttaatgaagatgccagttggggacctgtgaggcgtctgtttctcaaactagagactctaatgtacttatcttcttgctcagttgtgcaacgcggcctcccacttctttttctactctggttagagcctgtttgtgctgtcctctgaagggagtagtacacaccggtgtaggaaatcttcaatttcttagcaatttctcgcatggaatagccttcatttctaagaacaagaatagactgtcgagtttcagatgaaagttctctttttctggccattttgagcgtttaattgaccccacaaatgtgatgctccagaaactcaatctgctcaaaggaaggtcagttttgtagcttctgtaacgagctaaactgttttcagatgtgtgaacatgattgcacaagggttttctaatcatcaattagccttctgagccaatgagcaaacacattgtaccattagaacactggagtgatagttgcttgaaatgggcctctatacacctatgtagatattgcaccaaaaaccagacatttgcagctagaatagtcatttaccacattagcaatgtatagagtgtatttctttaaagttaagactagtttaaagttatcttcattgaaaagtacagtgcttttccttcaaaaatatgaacatttcaatgtgatcccaaacttttgaacggtagtgtatgtgtaaaTGTATGGCGTGCATCTGTTTTTGAGTCTGTGGTCGGCTAAATCCACTGTCCATCTGTAGGTCTTTGGATATCTGTATTATTCTTTTCCATTCAtatgtgcccgtgtgtgtgtttgttgagagacgaggaggaagaggaaaaaaagagcatATCTGCACCTTTCTGTGCGCGTTAGGCCATTCCCGTATGCCTTGTCATGTTTGTGAAAAAGAGCGATTGTTTGTGCATGTTTCTGGGCATTCCcgtgtgtgtgtaaacatacATGTATACGTCTGTTGGTAGCttgtatatatacacgtgtgtgtgtgtgtgtgtgtgtgtgtgtgtgtgtgtgtgtgtgtgtgtgtgtgtgtgtgtgtgtgactgtatgtgtgtgactatatgtatttgtatgtgtgttggtgtgtgtgggcatgtttcTACCTGTGAATGTCTAAATGTGTACgtctcattgtgtgtgtgcaagGCCAAGTATATGCGCAGATTCGTGTATGTGACTCAAGTGTGTATCAGACCGGTCATCCTATGCAAATGAGGATGTATCTGCATCTGAGTGTATTTGAGAGATGGTGTGTATCTGTATGAGGATGTGCATGTGCGTATTTGTACATGTACACCTGTGTGTatggctgtgtatgtgtgggcacatctgagtgtgtgtctgtctgtattagTGTGTGTTAAACGTCTTTGTGCATCCAGAAGATGGGGACTCCCTTGGCATCTCTGTAGGGCGTTTCAGTGAGTGTCTGAGGTGCCTGTTGTCCCGCTGAATAAGGAGGGGGGAGATGGGTGGGAGTAGGagaaagagggatggagggagctggaggagggggaggaggaggtggaggtgaggGGATAGATGAAGGCGGGAGAGGAGGAGGTAGATTAGAAGATGACCGGAtggagggagcaggtggaggagattgCAGCTTTGGGAGAGAGGGCcgtggagagaggaggggagggggagataaACCAGCAGGAGGGGGCGACATGCCAGCGCAGACACCTCCGGAGTCTCCGTCCATCCCccgtgtctgactgtctctcatcTCTGTCCGCGTGTCCGCTGCCGGCATCCTGGAAAACCTCAACAGTGTCTCCATGGGGACGAACGTCGTCATGGCGCCCGCGTTCTGCACGGGCACTGACAGCACATAGCCCAGGTGGGCATAGAAGTGCTGCTTGTCGTGGGTGGTCAGGTACAGGCGCTTGAATCTGCGGCGGCTGGCGTACCGCTCCGTCTCCTCCATCAGGATCCGCCCATGACCTTTACCCCGCTCTGCTTttgacaccaccaccgactccACGAATAGACTACCTACGTGACCTATGACCCTGGACAGCCGGGCATGACCCAGGAGACGCTCCGCCTCCCCGGTGCCCTGGAGAAGGATCAAGCTGACAGGAAACTCCTGGCAGGACTTCTGCAGGGAGTGGACCCTGGCCGCCTGGCTCCTCTGCCACTCCGAGTTGACCAGGTCAGCGCAGGGGACTAGCAGGTCCGGACGCCGGTGGATCGGGACTGCGTGAATCCTCTCCAACGTTTCGCCTGCAGAGTCTGTTTTAGTGTGGTTTGTCAGGGCACTGCAGGGGGTCCCTTCTGCTTCTGTGCCCGCCACTGACAACTGATGGTCATTCCTCTCTGCTCTGGGGTGAGAGGTGGCTGTTAGGACCACAGGCTCCTTTCCAGTAGCTTCCATCTGAGGGTCTGATGTTAGGATGCTGCATGGGTCTCTGTTCAGCTTGTCGCCCGTCTCCCATGTTGAGTTTGCAGATGTCGTTGGTTCACACCTGTGGCGACCGGGGTTCATGTGAAGTCAACTGGCATTCAATTCTCATTtgacccccccactccccccacctcccccttTTATGAACATCAACCGAATTTAGCCTAAATGAATCCAATACCCTGACAAAACTTGGATGGAGCTGGACCCGAAACCAAATTCAGATGACATGCAAAAATATGGCTTATACATGACATGCAAACAATGTTGTTAGATGCCTTTTTCTTTGCTCTGTAGTTGATTATACTATACAGCAGGTATAATCAGCCCAGCAGTCACACTGGTCAAAGGCATATTCTGACTGCATGACTGATTCCCACTCCTGATCGGTTGCTATGGTAATAGCTTGTAACCAGCAACAGGTAAGGCTGGCGTTACATAGTGAAAATATTCATGCAAATTAGTTGAATTAATAAGAAGTGATTTGCACAGGTTCATGCAACGTCACTGTTACACAAAGCATTTCAAACACCAACCAAAGCTACACCCAAAACACCTTTTTTTACTGCATGACGGACAAAAGCAAacgaaaagacaaaagaaaaggtTATTGCACGGCAATTGAATAATACAAACGTTACATAAGCAAACTCAACTGATGGTTACCCAAGTTAAGTGACGAGTTAATCTATAAACTGGCCGGACAAAGAAATGACCTTGAAAAAATTGTAATATGCTGCAAAATATTTAAATGAAACTCGCCTTCAACAAACTCAGTTATGCAGATGTCTTTTTCAAGGCTCAGTGCCACTAGTTTCAATTTGCCATCCACTGTTTAAAAATATCAGATGATACAATACACTATTTAGACCGTGAGATAAAGTCACGTGACCTGGCAGCAGCACTTTGATTGTCTGTTGCATGAACTCGGCTGCAAAAAGTAAAACGAGTTTCAAATCTGTTCAGTCTGTTCACACAGAACACGTCAGTGAACTGCATGGGCTAAAAAGACCGTGCAATCGAAACGCAAAGTGAAATGAAACCATGGACCATGAGACAGTtgtgcctggggggggggggggggggggctgtataaATTCTTCAGAAGCACGGTTGTTTAAATTGTGTTGTTGCACAAAACTTCAGTCCCTGTATTGAAATGAAATGAAGATTTTGATTTTGTCTTTTAAAGCATCCTTATTAAACACAAGTACGATTCCATGACTGAAAAGTAAAACTTTGATAACTTAATAATGATATAATAGcataataataaaatatttattcaatataatatatatgatatatatattataatatatgatatatataatatatcataTAATAAATGATAACAATAAAAACACGTTGTGCATGTCAGGATATAGTCTTTAGTTTCAATTACAACCACTCAGCGACAATCCTTCTGATGCTTACTAGACCACTATCCTGATGTTTACTAGTCGTGTTACAGGAAACATTACACATTTTAAAGAGCACTTCTTACTTTTTTTTggtaccccatccatccatccatccatccatccatccatccatccatccatccatccatccatccatccatccattatccaaaccgcttatcctgctctcagggtcacggggatgctggagcccatcccagcagtcattgggcggcaggcggatagacaccctggacaggccgccaggccatcacagaacccCACCAGAACAATGTTAAATGTAAAAATAATGGGCCCCTCATGGATGCCACCACTCACAGTTTCAACAGCCCCGAGCAGGAAACCTCAGAAACAATTACACGGATGTAAAATGAGCGGAAATGAGACGTTATgtttacaaaaatacactcatgcCACTTCGGTACCTCACCATCTCATACTACTATAAAAATAACCAAAGGCATATTACAATTTGCCCTGACCCCCCCCAAACTCTTTTAATAAGCCCGGCGACTAAAACCAGCGGCGCCGTCGTGTCCGGGCGGAGATAATGAAGGCGGCTGCCTGAGGAGAGAGCCAATGCAAAACAATTACACTTAGTTGCAGGAGCACAGGTTGATATTCTCTCATGTCCACcccgtttaaaaaaaataattttgtttGTTCTTTGTTTTGTTGTTACAAGGACACTGTGCTTGCAGCCACAAAAGGAAAGCAGATTTGACCTGGTAAATACTACATGCAGGCTTAGTAACAGGGTAAGTAACACACACACTTCATGTGGTGTCGACACACAGCCtgccacaaacacaaacacatgcccATAACCACAACAGTGTGTTTGACATTCATTGGAAGAACACTGTTTCCTGGCATTATCTCTGGGTTGCGATTTCACCATACTTTTGGCCGCAAGGCAGaattgagacacacacacacacacacacacacacacacacacacacacacacctcaacttACCAATCAATAAAATGTATTTTTCTTGCGTGGACTGAAAACATATTACACATTGGTGTGCAGacagaaactgtgtgtgtgtgtgtgtgtgtgtgtgtgtgtgtgtgtgcgtgtgcgtgtgtgtgtgtgtgtgtagtgaactgaatgaacattttatttcacTAAACCAAGCTGTTGACTCCAAATGGTAAACAATTCGAAAATTAAAGCTCTTTTATTCAGCTACAACTACAAATATACAGATATAAGTCAATGTACACTGTGCATATAGTGTAGCTACACTGGGCTACAGACGCCCCTGTCTTATCAACTGACGTGTGTCTATGTGGAAGATGCTatggtgtgtgttgtatgttgtgTTTCAGCAAGCAAGTCAAAACTATATATGAGATAGTTAAGTTTTAAATAAACTAAGTGAGACTTTTGGTGCAGATTCAGGTCAAAACTAACCTACTGTGACAGACTCGTGAAAACCAAAGCCTTGCAAGGCAATCAGAACTAGTTTTAAATGCAAACTACAATTCTAAAGGAGTTAAACTGCATTTTAAAGAACATGTTGCCACTTGCCAGGTGGCTTTACCACACAATGGTGCACCTTGCAACACCTTCGTGTGGTAAAGCCACTGTGTGGTTTATTTGGCCGATATATCATGAGAGATATATATAGGCCAAATAAACAGCATACCGATTTAGTCCAGAATAAAACACTGAagctctttatgcatgctcaaaaatccaggcaagaaaatcacaggaagttgaatcagttcatctggacacgtttattgagagaaacgtttcatcgttcATCTACGAGATTGAAGAAGTGACTTGAGGTGACttcgatgaaacgtttctctctgaataaacgttgtgtccacatgaactgattcaaactaaacctccacccatccattatacaGAGTCtgtggagcccatcccagcaggcattgggcaacACCAGCCCTGTccagagacaccttggacaggttgccagtccatcacagggcccacaaacaGAAAGATAAGGGTGATTTAGAGACTCCAATTCACCTATCGTGCATTTCTTTTTGCTGCGAGGCAACCGTGTTAACCACTTAACCACCCTGTCACTTCTAAGTTAAACCTATTTATTCTTACTGATATCATCttcctactttttttttcttttttggatttcctctccttttctccccagttgtacttggccaattaccccattttccgagccatcatggtcgctgctccactccgtctgccgatccggggagggctgcagactaccacatgcctcttccgatacatgtggagtcgccagccgcttcttttcacctgacagtgaggagtttcaccagggggctgtagcgcgtggtaggatcacactattccccccacaggcaccccaaccaaccagaggaggcgctagtgcagcgaccaggacacatacccacatccggcttcccacccgcagacatggccaattgtgtctgtagggacacctgaccaagccggaggtaacacggggattcaaactggcgatccctgtgctggtaggcaatggaatagaccgctatgctacccggacacccccatcaTATTCTTACTTGAATGACTGGACTCAGTTATACCATACTCAGTGTGATAATGGCTGTCCAGACTGCAATATTGCTTTAGTGCCCTATATATTTTCATGTATGCAGTCACAGATATATTGTGTGCCAGTATGTGCTTATCAAATTGTCTTTGCACCGATGCCAACAAGAAAAATCCCTGTCCACTGTACACACAATGTTGATTTGAGCAATTCTCTTGTTAATTCTGTCTTTATCATTGGTCCAGAGGAGGAAGTAAGCCTATTAACCAATACACTTGACTACACAATTTCCTCAGAAGAGTATTCCGTGAGATAAGGTTTGTCCAGACAGCAATATTATTTTAGTCCCCTATGTATTTTCATGTATGCTGTCATAGCTATATTGTGTGCCAGCATGCATTATAAAACTTTGTCATCAAATTGTCTTTGCACCAATGCCAACAAGAAAAATCCCTTTCCACTGTATAGACGGTGTTGGTTTGAGCAATTCTCTTGTTAATTCTGTCTTTTTCACTGGTCGAAAGGAGGAAGCAAGCCAATTAACCAATAAACTTGACTATAGAATTTCCCCAGAAGACTTTTTATGTAGCTTAGACATACATCACATCCACTCCACAAAGCAAAAAGGATCTCATTTGTGTCTTCTAAGGCTCAACTATGGCTCTGTTCTTTGTAAAATAATTTCGTTCTTTGTAAAATCATTTCAACTCTTACTAGGTTTAGTCTGTTGTATTTAGATGTTTTCAGGGATGTCAACCGCTGGAAACAATACTTTAGCAGTGTTAAGTTGTCTAAATTCACAAATATAGCCACGTTTCAATCTTGTTGGCTACAATGTCCAATTTAAGCATGTTGTAGTATGATG
It encodes:
- the LOC130129795 gene encoding N-alpha-acetyltransferase 80 — translated: MNPGRHRCEPTTSANSTWETGDKLNRDPCSILTSDPQMEATGKEPVVLTATSHPRAERNDHQLSVAGTEAEGTPCSALTNHTKTDSAGETLERIHAVPIHRRPDLLVPCADLVNSEWQRSQAARVHSLQKSCQEFPVSLILLQGTGEAERLLGHARLSRVIGHVGSLFVESVVVSKAERGKGHGRILMEETERYASRRRFKRLYLTTHDKQHFYAHLGYVLSVPVQNAGAMTTFVPMETLLRFSRMPAADTRTEMRDSQTRGMDGDSGGVCAGMSPPPAGLSPPPLLSPRPSLPKLQSPPPAPSIRSSSNLPPPLPPSSIPSPPPPPPPPPAPSIPLSPTPTHLPPPYSAGQQAPQTLTETPYRDAKGVPIFWMHKDV